From Carassius gibelio isolate Cgi1373 ecotype wild population from Czech Republic chromosome B21, carGib1.2-hapl.c, whole genome shotgun sequence, the proteins below share one genomic window:
- the LOC127985559 gene encoding olfactory receptor 1L3-like translates to MDNLTFRYRVILVEGLQITHQTSQLTFIFLLIAYVFIIVSNIGILIQISAEKRLHQPMHILFCHLPVSDVIGATVLIPRLLKDLLTDPSERYITYVECVFQAFFVHLYGTTSHTILMIGLSVRLSHCKSFISNHFCDNASLFKLSCENTVINNVYGLTFTVVLLTSSLGWVLMTYLKIAMVCLKSRNKATNSKAIKTCSTHLIVYVILFISGFVPIFLHRFSEYAENRKFGSVMFHVIPPGVNPIIYGLQVKEIRQRMLKLCRNSSF, encoded by the exons ATGGACAACCTGACATTCAGATACAGAGTTATTTTAGTGGAGGGACTGCAAATTACACATCAGACCAGCCAGCTGACCTTCATCTTTCTATTGATAGCTTATGTCTTTATAATAGTATCTAACATTGGGATTTTGATTCAGATCTCAGCAGAAAAAAGATTACACCAGCCTATGCACATTCTTTTCTGTCACTTGCCAGTGAGTGATGTAATTGGAGCAACTGTCCTCATACCACGCTTGCTGAAGGACTTATTAACAGACCCCTCTGAGCGCTACATTACATACGTGGAGTGTGTTTTCCAagctttttttgtacatttgtatgGAACAACTTCCCACACAATTCTAA TGATTGGCCTCAGTGTGCGTCTGTCTCACTGCAAATCATTTATTTCAAACCACTTTTGTGATAATGCTTCACTTTTTAAACTATCTTGTGAAAATACAGTGATTAATAATGTATATGGATTAACTTTTACTGTGGTTTTACTTACCTCTTCATTGGGGTGGGTGTTAATGACATATCTCAAAATAGCAATGGTATGTTTAAAAAGCAGAAACAAAGCGACCAACAGCAAAGCCATTAAAACTTGCAGCACTCATTTGATTGTTTATGTAATCTTATTTATCTCTGGTTTTGTCCCAATTTTCCTTCATCGCTTCTCTGAGTATGCTGAAAATAGGAAGTTTGGGAGTGTAATGTTCCATGTTATACCACCAGGAGTAAACCCCATAATATATGGTTTACAGGTCAAGGAAATAAGACAAAGAATGTTAAAATTATGCAGAAATAGTTCATTCTAG